The nucleotide window CAGTTTGCAGATCCAAATCCAAGATTTAACCTGTAATTGAAGAGTGTAATTGAATATCTAAATGGCTTAACACCATTGCATCAAGGAATTATTTAAAGAGGTGAAGATATGATCAGTCTTCAAAGTTTGATACTCATAAATTTATGCACCCTATATGTGCATGTGTACATAGCCCACGTGTACATACaaacatatatacacacaaatcAACTCctcagaaaaccaaaccaaatccaTCTCccaaaatttgaaataattagAACAATAAAGGTATTATGAGCTGTAACAGGTATATTAGCTTTGGTATAAATATAATCTGTTtaactagaaaaagaaatagcGAAATTACTCATTAAACAGGGCAGGTATTGAGGACTGAACAAACACAGAGACTCAACATCCACGGACCATATCAACGTTCATCTCCCAGCCACACAAACTGATGTATTAAAGATTATTGCCTCTTATCACAGTTAACTAAAACATGTTCTGAGAGAGGTTGCCAGAGGTTTATCCATTAAAAGATAAGTAGTGTAAGATTTGTTGAACATAACTTTCAACACTGCTGTCCCACCCAGACAAACAACAGGTCAGAGGGTAAAGGACAACTTGGGATGAGTGGAAAGTCTCCTACAAACTAATTCACAGAATGGGAACTTTCACTCAGGAGTTGCAGCATCTACCACAAAAACAGTCCAAGCCAAAGCCTCTATTTAAAAAGTTTCTGTGGAAGTCAATGATTATTTTGTACCTGCCATACCTGCAGCTGTGACTTAATTTACTTTGAGGTTTCCTATTTATTTCTGACCAACGTGCTATTTTTATCAAAACGTGTCCAAAACACACCATCCTTCACACTTGTTTCTAGAACCCCAAAGCTTCCTAATTCCAGTAAATCCAAGCCACTAACTCGTCACTTATTTAAACCTTTGAGAAGGTTTATTAAAACCTGTAAGAACCTTTATAGGGGCAGTAACGGCAAACATTCAGTTTGTGACAGAGACCTTTCATTTAAGCTTCCAGCTTAAATACCCagaggcagctcccagctgtaGTTATTTGCTACAAACTGGAAAGTTTCAGCAGGCAAAGAGTTAAGGActtgggggaggaggaggaggaggaggctggttCCCAGTTCTCCATCCACATGAGGTGCGGGGGTTAAAGGCTCTGGGGCAAAGCAATTCTTTGGAATCGTCAGCGAtgtcctgcccagccctgcacggCTGATTCCAGCAGGGATGAGAAGTTTTCTCTCATTACTGCGAAGCAAAGGACGGCTCTGAAGGCAGGGAGAGCTTTGCTGCAGGATAAATATGCTAAACATTGCGGGGAGTCGGAGGGAAGTTGAAATGAAAACAATCCCCGTTAATGTTTAACCCCCTCGCCGAGGGATCTCCACGAGCCGCAGGATGAGGGACACCGGCTCCTGCTGAAGGACAAGGAGACCCGcgatttatttttattatgctgCCGTCTCCTGGCTAATTTTGGACAAGGTAAGACTGCATCAGTTAGACTGCAGGATTCaatcttttgcttttcctttgctaaaaacatgttttaatttATGTAAGGTGACTAATATTTTTCACTTCAAGACCATTTCACTCAAATCTGCAATAGggttcatatatttttttcttctttaccttGCCACAGATGCACAGTACGATAGAGGTCATTACTACTAGTTGTTTGTATTATAAAAATCACAATAATTATGCTCACTCAAgcaacttaatttttttttacagcccTGTAACTTAAGGGTTTAAATAGCTTTTATAGTATTTGTTTTACATTATTACAAGGTCAAGCGCACAAGGAAAACTAAACAGGAAAAATAGCAAAGATGAACACTAAAACTCCGTAAATCTGAATATGCATCAGTAAATTCTAATGCAGcgtttttaaaataatgatttaaagtttttaagGCAATATTAACAGTGTTTGATGAAGAAATGCTTTTAACTCGAACCTAAAGCAGACTCACATCCCGACTCAGGCttaaacaaaaaccaacaatgGAAACAGCAGTTAAAACTGCTGATTTTAAcattaagtttttaaaatatcccCTGTTTATAAAATATCTACTCTAATGCCCACATAAACAactttcaaacaaacaaacacagatataaaaagatttgaaaataaagagtTAATGCTTTTTTACCATTTTGTTAGAAGATGAAGTATTCCCCCCGTCATTTGTTTCACTAAATTACAAAGTCATATGAAGCAAATACAAAGAgtacagagaaaacaaaatatttagagGTGCAGTGATGCAGTCCAAAATCCAATGGCAGGAAGAAACTCCAAATGCAAAACGAGTTTTTCCTATGAAATGCAGTCAAATATCTGCTAATGGGGTCTTAATGAGCTGAGATGACATTTCACAGGCTTTTTCCAGGCATAATCATAATTCCTGTTTTCTCTAGAGTTTACCTTGTTAATTGAGATGGAGGAGCTTAGGCTTACTAAATTTTTCTGTTAAGTAATATCCATAAAAGCAGCCACAGAGATGCTTGAAAACCCCTAAAAAAatggggtttttgttttctttctttttaagaatGTCACACACtattctgttttctaaaaattaatAGAACTTTATCCTCcgtatttaaaaaaacctaaatgtAACATAAAAAACGCTGTTCAAACAGACATTATGCTAACAAAAAATACCTATAATGGCACTCTTGCATAATGAGACTAAAGGGCAAGATAGTCACAAACTGGGTTATGCCTGGACAGAGGACACTCCCAACAGGATCTCTTGCTCCTCAAGGGCAGGAGGAAACCTGGGAACATAGTCCTTGCCTAGAGGATTCTGCTAAAGGACAAATTCCATACGCAGTGGGACTAACAGCTGCAATCCCAGCTCTCAGTCTGGTAAAACACTAACAGAAAGCCATGGCTTTCCTGCTGTAATATCCCCCGAGGCTGAAAGATGTCAAATTCTGTTCTTGTAGGCCAGGCTTCATCATTCAGCCATTCCCCATAAACATGTTAACGCTGGAGAGGAATTGCTGCTTCTTACCTGATAATGGGGTGTTTGTGTACTTTGCTGCTGCCATATAAAATAACAGTTTCTAGATGCCATGTAGTTCAATAGGAAAAAATCCATAGTAAACACTTAACAGCCCGAAACATCCCTGGAAGCTATTACTTGAAGGGTAATAAAAATTTAAGTGTATGAAACAAGCAGGTTCCCAAGGGAACTACCCTTTCCAACCTGTCCAAAGaggtatttaaggaaaaaaacctggcaAACACAGTCATTCTGTACAATGTTCTATATTTAAGCAGGTATAAAGTCCCAAATATTTCTACAGCTGCCCAGTGTCTTCAGTGTAATAGTTATGTCCAGAATGAACCTTCCCTGTGACATACCAGAGATCTCATGACATTCACTAATTATGAGGAATCTCAAAGCCCCTCCTGCAGTTATTTCCTCAGAATAGGCCAGTTTGTTTGAGTCCAGGTCCACAGAAACCAGTGCTTCCATAACAGACACTCCCCAGTTTCAGCCCCCTGGGTACCTAATGGCCCTGATGCAAATCTCCTCTGGCACAGGATGCAGCCTGGGTGTAATTCACTTTTACTGCAAAAATCCTGGTTTTCACTTTCCAGTGGCAttccttttctcctgctttctgcacagTATCAAAAGGTTGATTTGATTTGCtcaatttttttgttgaaaTGGATTAAAATACTTCTGTCAGGCTTGTTTACCCAGTAAATGTATCCCTGAGGAGCTCTGAGGCAAAAAGATTCTTCAGGGACCTGATTTTGTCATGTTTTTCTTGCATCCAATGCAGAcggaagagctgctgccagaaCACCCAGGGAAAATGGATGAACCCTCCACCTAACACACAACTCCACTTTCTGGAATGCTCAGTGGAAAAGAGGCATTCTTCCAGCATGAAATCCAGTGCATACCAGTAAGGACCAAAAGATAAATACATTCTTTCCCAACAGCCTAATACAATCTTAAAAATGTGGTAATAGCCATTCTCTTGGGTCAATTTCTGTGTTcttaatgctttttaaatggTTATGTCTCATTGCTGCTTTAACTGCAATGCCctctttattttcagatttttaagagAGATATATACagagtttttattaaaaaaagtattgtcCACTTCTTTCTAATGAAAACCTGGAGCCTTCTAACCATAACAGCATTCCTGTAATGAAACTACCTTTATAGAAAGATGTTTGGTCTCTGCTCCTATAGAAAGCCAAATGCTTTGTGATGTTGACAGCTGCAaagcataaaatatttcaaggtgaaatgcaaattttgttttaaaaaaatcactgaataaaatgagaagagaaaattaattacctttaaaataaaaataaaagcttttaaaattaaacttttaagCTTAATGGCAGTTGGTGGACCCTTCTCCCTAGTATTTTCTCTAGGAATTTCAATACCAAATGCTTCAAGGATAAAGACTTCACGTAATTGCTGTGGGATTCAGGACTGCTGCATTCTCATTCTTCTGACTCTTTAACAAGGTGGATGTAAGgtaaaaagcacaatggaaaAACTCCTGTGCCAGTAACTGCAGTAAATTCCAGTTATCTCTGAATGCTAATATTGGCAGTGGTGTCCTTATCTCAGGGTGTGCACATAtgctaaaaataagaaaagagcaTTGTCTGTATGTTCTGTTTTCCAGAGCACTCTAATACAAAGAtgtctgaggaagaaaaaaaaaaaacaacctctcTCAAATAGTCAGAAACATTTGCTGACTTTATAAGGATAAAACCCAGTGTATTTTGTGGATTATGTTTTAGTCTCTTCCTTCTGTTTATTTAATAAGTTTTCTGTTGATTTAATTTACTGAATTCTGATCCTCTGGCAGATCTCAAGGTTTCCCAGGCCTTGAGGAaatctcagcagcagctgctcctcagcacaCAGTGCTTCCATGTCTTTCCTGGGGCACTGTACTCACCTTCTGCCACACAAACTCCCACCTGATGGGCTGAGCTCCCCATGGGTCaaacaatgaaaatacaaaGCCATTTTGGGCTCTTTTATATCATTTTAGGATAATTTTGTCCTGGAAAGGCTGCTTCgtggctctgcaagtcccatTCCCAGTAcactgcagcacaggcacagggtTCCTCCTAGCAGGTATCCCAGCATTCATAAATGCATCACTAACatgtcatttattttaaaagaaataaacaaaaaggtTCTCTCCTCCTATCtcaattttcctttcagataaTCTGACTGTTTAATTAAACTATGATGAGAAGACAgtatctggaaaacaaaagatgaACCCACTTCATGCAAAGAAATCAAGATTTTTAGTGTGCGTTGCTGTCTGTACGTTCATCTACACTTTCATCTACCTAAAGGTTCCTCTTTCTGAAGAGCcaaatgaacagaaattaaACGTTAGAAGAGCAGAGTGTGGTTTTTACCCAGATGAACTTTGTTCAGCTCTTTTTGTGGGGAAACCTGCCGCCTTTAAGATTGGAAACTTCTGTCAGAACTCctaccaacccaaaccactgagCTGCATTCAGACTTCGTGCAGCTGCTCCACACTTCTGAAGACTCTGCATTTTATCACGAGCCCACTgtcagaggaagaaggaaatttCTCATTGGCTTACATTATTACAATTCACAAGGAGCTGGAAATGTTTGTAAAGCTGCTAAGAGCTATTTATATGCCTCAGAATATTTACTGCATACATATTGATGAGAAGTCACCAAGAGATTATAAAACTGCTGTGCAGAACATCGttaattgctttgaaaatatCTTCATTTCCTCAAAAAGAGAACATGTTGTTTATGCAGGATTTTCAAGATTACTAGCTGATATTAATTGCATGAGAGACCTAGTTAATTCCAAAGTTCAGTGGAATTATGTTATTAATCTATGTGGTCAAGATTTTCCccttaaaacaaataaagaaattataCAATACATGAAAAGTAAGTGGAATGGTAAAAATATTACTCCTGGGATAGTCCAACCACTTCATATGAAACACAGAACACAGCTTAGTTACAGAGAATATGTACATTCTGGAGTGCCATACTTGTATCCAGGAAAGAATATGAAAGCTAAACCTCCACATAATATGACAATATATTTTGGCAGTGCCTATTATGTCCTCACTAAAGAATTTGTAGAGTTTACATTGACTGATGCACGTGCAAAAGATCTGCTTGAGTGGTCGAGAGACACGTACAGCCCGGATGAGCATTACTGGGTCACCCTGAACCGTTTACCTGGtaaggattctgtgatttctgctgTGAATAACCCCTGGGCCCAGAGCAGTGGGAGGCCTCTGGCAGGGAGAGGTGTTGAGCTCCAGCTCAGAGCTTAACATCCCTTAATTGCATAAATATGGACATTTCTTCGGCCTTGATGCTGCCCTTTCAAAAACTCACATCAAACAAAGCTTGATTCCAGAAAAGTACTACTTATGGTGCAGGCCATGAGCTACAGGGCTagaaaaatgttgtttaaaaaggatttttatgCTACATGAAAGCTCATGCTcttaaggaataaaaaaaagcagtaaaactAAGAATGATGTCTGTTCTTGCTACGTAAAtatgtacaaataaatacttaaTGTGACTACAATTAAAAAGGTTTCAGCAGTGAAAATTTCCCCTTTACTAAGTAGGAAAGAATCTCATCAGAGCCTTATGTTTTTAAAGATGCTCCAGGAGCTACACCCAATGCAGGCTGGAAAGGAAACCTAAGAGCCATTAAATGGAAAGATCAAGAAGGATCCTCACACAAAGGCTGCAAAGGTAACGGGAATGTTGATCATGAACTCACATTTGATTCACTGATGAGCATTAACTGGAGATTACATGTTATTTAAACTAGCTGTTAAACGTGCCTCAGccattatatatattttgttttggaaGTATCAAAACAAGGCACCCTAGTAAATTACTGTACTGTATCCAATATCAATATCTTttgatacatatttttatatattaatatatttttatataatacaATATTActgatattttatatattttgagAACATCACAGTATCCATACACTGACAACCCTTCTTTCAGCCCCCAGTTACCAAAGCACTAACTCAACTTTTTAGTGGAGGGGCTTTACCTGACAGTAACGTTTATCAGATACTTCCATCAACACTGGGTTAAATCTCTTCAATTTGAACAATATCTAAAAGAATAGTGCTGACCACATAGAAAGcatgcaaaaataattaaaatatgtaaCTGTGTAAGCTGAGCACAGTGAAGCACTGAATGACTGAACAGGTAATCCAGATAGATCAGAACAGATGCCCAGCTACGAGACACAACATTAAGCAGAGCAACATGTCAGTGAGGCAGCTGGAGGTAACAAGCATCCATTTGtgtaaaacaaacccaaacccttcccttTATAATACTCTTTAGTATCCTCTAGCTAAATTTCCATGATGCTCAGTAAGAAAT belongs to Pseudopipra pipra isolate bDixPip1 chromosome 17, bDixPip1.hap1, whole genome shotgun sequence and includes:
- the LOC135423671 gene encoding beta-1,3-galactosyl-O-glycosyl-glycoprotein beta-1,6-N-acetylglucosaminyltransferase 7-like — protein: MNPLHAKKSRFLVCVAVCTFIYTFIYLKVPLSEEPNEQKLNVRRAECGFYPDELCSALFVGKPAAFKIGNFCQNSYQPKPLSCIQTSCSCSTLLKTLHFITSPLSEEEGNFSLAYIITIHKELEMFVKLLRAIYMPQNIYCIHIDEKSPRDYKTAVQNIVNCFENIFISSKREHVVYAGFSRLLADINCMRDLVNSKVQWNYVINLCGQDFPLKTNKEIIQYMKSKWNGKNITPGIVQPLHMKHRTQLSYREYVHSGVPYLYPGKNMKAKPPHNMTIYFGSAYYVLTKEFVEFTLTDARAKDLLEWSRDTYSPDEHYWVTLNRLPDAPGATPNAGWKGNLRAIKWKDQEGSSHKGCKGHYIRDICIYGLGDLQWIIESPHLFANKFEPAKYPLAMDCLERRLRLRMLRQAEVPIQDHWRFQEHSYFNMRLDV